AGCTGAAACTGGACATTTGGTTTTTTCAACACTTCACACAGCCGACGCCACAGAAACTATTAATCGTATTTTAAGTTCATTTGAACCACATGAACAAGCACAGGTGCGCCTACAACTTGCTGCATCTTTGCGAGCAGTTATTAGCCAAAGACTTGTAACTAAAATTGATAACAGTGGCGTTGTGCCTGCTTGTGAAATCATGGTGGTTAATGCACGCATTCGAGATATGATTGCGGATCCGCAAAAAACGCGAGAAATACCCATGGCTATCGAAGATGGATCACCATTTGATATGCAGACATTTGATCAAAGCCTTATGTCTTTACTGCGACAAAACCTCATTTCATTTGACGAAGCAAAAGCAGCCTCAACAAATTCAGAAGATTTTGCATTACGCCACAAAGGTGTGACCAGTATGGACGGAAAAAAATGGCAAGGATTTGATAATTCCACCCAAAGCTCTGCTCACCATTCCATTCGCAGTGTAGATATCCACACGATTCCGGTTATCAAAGGTGAGAATCGCACCATAGACGATGACCAAGAAGATGATGAGGATTAAAAGTGTCACAAGACGAAGCCAAGCCAGATGATTTTCAAAAAATCAAAGAAAGTGCATTTCGATTGCTTGCTAGGCGCGATCATTCTGCGTTTGAACTCAAACAAAAATTAAAACAGAAATTCTCACTCGCAGATGAAACCTTTCAAACACTCCTCTCCTATTTAAATAATCTAGGCTATATGGCAGATGAAAATGTTTTAAGCCAGCGATGGGTCAAGCAGTGGCGAGCCGAGGGAAGAGGGCGTCAATGGATTCAAGGAAAACTGCGCACCAAAGGGCTCCCTCAAATAGATTTAAGAGACGATGAGAATGAGCTTGAATCAGCAAAAGAATTTCTTAAAAAAAAGCTCTCAAGCTCTATAGAAAAGCTGGATTACAAAAAGAAGGCAAAGCTTGCTCGATCGATGATTTCACGTGGATTTTCAGGCCCGGTTGTGGCAACTCTTCTTAAAGAGATCAATTAAAGGAAACTAATATGCGCGCCACAGAAGTTCGAAAAAGATTTATTGAATACTTCAAAAAACAACAACACGAACACATTGCAAGCTCGCGCTTGGTACCAGACAACGACCCAACCTTACTTTTTACTAATTCTGGAATGGTACAATTTAAAAATGCACTTCTTGGGCATGAAACAAAACCCTACAAACGAGCGACCACATCACAAAAATGTGTACGCGCCGGTGGTAAACACAACGACTT
This DNA window, taken from Oligoflexia bacterium, encodes the following:
- a CDS encoding regulatory protein RecX, with amino-acid sequence MSQDEAKPDDFQKIKESAFRLLARRDHSAFELKQKLKQKFSLADETFQTLLSYLNNLGYMADENVLSQRWVKQWRAEGRGRQWIQGKLRTKGLPQIDLRDDENELESAKEFLKKKLSSSIEKLDYKKKAKLARSMISRGFSGPVVATLLKEIN